GCCCAACACGCTGTGACCCAGATCCTGGCGGCCGTGACGAGCCTCGAAGAGGCGACCCCCAGGGTCTTGCAGGCATTGTGCGAATCGCTGCTCTGGGACGTGGGAGCGCTGTGGCGCATCGACCGGGAGGCCGGCGTGCTGCGATGCGTGGAGCTCTGGCACAGCAACGCCGTCGACGTTCCGGAATTCGAAGCGGCCAGTCGCGAGCGCACGCTTCCGCGCGGAATCGGGCTGCCGGGTCGCGTCTGGGCAAATGGGGAACCGGTCTACATGCCGGACGTCGTGAACGAACCCGGCTTCGTGCGAGCGTCCATCGCTGCCCGCGAGCTCCTGCACGCCGGGTTCGGCGTGCCGATCATCCTCGGTCACGACGTGCTCGGCGTCATGGAGTTCTTCAGCAGGGACATCCGGCAACGCGACCCGGGTGTGCTCGAGATGATGGCCATGATCGGCAGTCAGATCGGCCAGTTCATCGAGCGGAAGTCGGCCGAAGACGCGCTGGCGCACGCCCGTGCCGAGCTCGCTCACGTCGCCCGCGTGGCGACGCTGGGAGAGATGAGTGCCTCGATCGCGCACGAGATCAGCCAACCGCTGGCCGCGGTGTCGAACAACGCCAGCGCGTGCCTCAACTGGCTCGACGCCGGGAACCTCGAGGAAGCGCGGCAATCGGCCGAGCTCGTCGTCGAGGAGGGCCACCGCGCCGGGGAGATCATCGGCCGCATCCGTGCACTCGCCAAGAAGGACCCGCCGCGGAAGGACGCCGTAGAGGTCAACACGATCATCGTCGAGGTCATAGCCCTGCTCCGCCACGAGATGCGCGGCCACGGTGTGTCGGTGCGGACCGGGCTGGGCGAGGACCTGCCGCCGGTGCTGGCGGATCGCATCCAGCTACAACAGGTGCTCGTCAACCTGATGATGAACGCGATCGAGGCAATGAGCGCCAACGGCCAGGCGCCGCGCGAGCTGTCGATCGCGTCCATGCCGTCCGACGCGGACGCCGTGCTGATCAGCGTCGCGGATTCGGGCCCGGGGCTCAGTCCGTCGATTCGCGATCGACTGTTCAAGGCATTCCAGACGACCAAGCCGCAGGGCATGGGGATGGGGCTGGCGATCAGTCTATCGATCGTGGAATCGCACGGCGGGCGGCTGTGGGCGACGGCCAACGACCCGCGCGGCGCCGTGTTCCATCTGACGCTGCCGATCGGCGTCGAGCCGGACGCCGGACGCGGCCGATAAGACCCGCCGCGCGGACGGTCATCACGAGCTGTCGACATGTCGGCATGCCAGCCGACCAGTCGACAGGCTCCGTCCGAGCTGCCGCCGATGGCCCTCCCGCCCTCGACCCCATGGCGAGCGACGCGCGATGTTACGGCACCGCAGTGCCCCCGCGATGCCCGCGAACGAAGCCGCGGAGCCACGGGGCGGGACGTCGCTTCGCTCGAGTTGCGTGAACCGGGTGAAGGCACTGGCCCGGCATCGTCCGGCGCGACTCCCTAGCATCTGTGGTGACAGCCCGATCGCGTTGCCGACATGACGACACGCGAGCCGATCCGTCGGCGTCCGAGTGTCCACGTCTCTCGTCGGACCTCCGTCCGGACGACGCACGGCGTGCGGTGGTACCCGACTGAACGTGGGCACGCCCGTTGCTCCGTAGCCGAGTCCGAGAGCCCGAGACGAGAATGATGGCGGTCGGATGTCCGGCGGTAGGGCAACGGCTCACCCGGTCATCGCGAGGGCAACGCGCAGGGCCGCGTGCTCGGCGTGGAGAGGAGCTGAGGCAGTCGCTCGAGACAACCGGCCGCGTAGCCGACGAAACCCCACCCCCAAAAGGAAAGAGACCCGATGGCATACCAGACGATCAATCCATACACCGAGATGCTGCTCCAGACCTTCCCCGAGCACACGGACGCCGAGCTCGAGAAGTTCATCCAGACCGCTCAGAAGACCTACGAGGACGACTGGCGCCGGCGATCCCTGGCGGACCGGAAGGCGATCGTCGCCAGAGCGGCCTCGATTCTGCGGAACAAGATCGACGACTTCGCGAGGCTGGTCACGCTGGAGATGGGGAAGCTGTTCCGCGAGGCTCGAGCGGAGGTCGAGCTGAGCGCCGGCATTCTGGACTACTACGCCGACGGGGCGGCGGAGTTCCTCGCGCCGCAGAAGCTGCAGGTCAAACGGGGCGAGGCGGTGATCGAGAGCGCTCCCATCGGCGTGCTCTTCTGCGTGGAGCCGTGGAACTTCCCCTATTACCAGCTGGCGCGCGTCGCCGGCCCGAACCTGATGGCGGGCAATACGCTCATCGTGAAGCACGCGCCGAACGTGCCGCAGTGCGCGTTGGCCTTCGAGAAGCTCTTCCTCGACGCCGGCGCGCCGCGGGGTGCCTATGCGAACGTGTTCCTCTCGAACGACCAGGCGGCCAGGGCCATCGCGGACCCGCGCATCAGAGGTGTCGCGCTGACGGGCAGCGAACGGGCCGGGTCGGCGGTCGGTGCCGAGGCCGGGCAGGCGCTCAAAAAGAGCACCCTGGAGCTCGGCGGCAGCGATGCGTTCATCGTGTTGGACGACGCGGACATGGATACTGCGATCGCGCGCGGCCTGTGGGGGCGGATGAACAACACGGGAGAGTGTTGCGTGGCCGCCAAGCGGTTCATCCTCGACGCGAAGATCGCCGATCCGTTCCTTCAGCGGTTCCGGGACGAGTTCGCAAAACTGGTCCCCGGGGACCCCTTCGACGCCAAGACGACACTCGGGCCTCTGTGTACGGCTGCCGCGCTCGAGCGTGTGTTGCAGCAGATCAAGGAGGCGGTCGACCACGGCGCCAAGGTGGTGACGGGTGGCAAGCGCCTCGAGCGTCCGGGGTACTTCCTCGCGCCGACCATTCTGACCGGCGTCGAGCCGGGCAATCCCGCCTACTACCAGGAGTTCTTCGCTCCCGTGGCGCTCGTGTTCCGTGTCGGTGGCGAGAAGGAAGCGGTGCGACTGGCAAACGACTCGCCCTATGGGTTGGGCGGCACCGTGATCACGCGGGACATCGAGCGGGGAAAGCGCGTCGCGCGTGAGATCGATACCGGCATGGTCTGGATCAACGAGTCGACCTGGACGGCGCCCGAGCTGCCGTTCGGAGGGGTGAAGAACTCCGGCTACGGGCGGGAGCTCTCGCAGCTCGGGATCGGCGAGTTCGTGAACAAGAAGCTGATCCGCGTGGCCTGAAGCTCGGGAAGGTCCGACGTTGAACCCGTACGCCGCACTGTCGATCAACGCCGCGCTGTGCGCGCTCGTGGCGACGCTCCTGCTGTTCATGAGCCGGATCCTCGGCCGCAGGCGCGGCAGCACGGTGAAGTACGAGATCTTCGAGACCGGCAACCCGCCCATCGGCTCGCTTCGCGGCACGCGGTTCCCGGTGAAGTTCTACCTCACGGCCATCCTCTTCATCGTCTTCGATATCGAGGTGGTGTTCATGTACCCGTGGGCCGTCGCCTACCGACAGCTCGGGTGGTTCGGTCTCGCGGAGATGGCGGTCTTCATGGGCGTTCTGGCTGGGGGCCTCGCCTACGTCTGGCGGGTCGGGGCGTTGGAATGGGACTGACGCCCGGGGAACGCCGATGGATCTGATCATCAGCTTCGCCACGGCGCTGGTGGCGCTGCTGATCTGCTTGCAGGTGACGGTCCTCTTGCTGTGGATCGAGCGCAAGGGCTCGGCCCTGATCCAGGACCGGGTCGGCGCCGACCGCGCCAACGTGTTCGGTGGGCTGCTGCCATTCAACCTCGGAATCGTGAACACCATGATGGCCGATCCTCTGAAGCTGCTCACCAAGGAGGACATCGTGCCGGCAGCCGCGGACCATTTCCTTCACTGGCTCGCGCCCTGGCTTGCGGTGTTTCCGCTCTTCCTGACCTTCGCCGTGGTGCCCTTCGGCGATGTGCTCGTGGTCGGCGGGCGGCAGATCAACCTGCAGGCCGTCGAGCTCTCCGGAGGCATCCTCTTCGTGCTCGCGCTGGTATCGCTCGGCGTGTACGGGGTGATCGTCGGCGGCTGGGCATCCAACTCCCGCTACGCCTTTCTGGGCGCCGTCCGTGGCTCGGCACAGATGATCTCCTACGAGATCGCCATGGGTCTCGCGCTGGTGAGCGTCGCTCTCACCTACGGGACGCTCGATCTCCAGGAGATCGCACGTGCACAGGGGCAACTGATGTGGGGCGTCGTGCCCGCCTGGGGAATCTTCTACCAGCCGATCGCCTTCGTCCTGCTCTTCATCGCCGGCATTGCCGAATCGAAGCGCGCGCCGTTCGATCTGCCGGAGGCCGAGAGCGAGCTCGTGGCCGGCTTCCAGACCGAGTACTCCGGCTCGAAGATGTCGATGTTCATGATGTCAGACTTCATCGAGGTGGCGATCGTGGCGGCGCTC
The DNA window shown above is from Candidatus Eisenbacteria bacterium and carries:
- a CDS encoding NAD-dependent succinate-semialdehyde dehydrogenase; amino-acid sequence: MAYQTINPYTEMLLQTFPEHTDAELEKFIQTAQKTYEDDWRRRSLADRKAIVARAASILRNKIDDFARLVTLEMGKLFREARAEVELSAGILDYYADGAAEFLAPQKLQVKRGEAVIESAPIGVLFCVEPWNFPYYQLARVAGPNLMAGNTLIVKHAPNVPQCALAFEKLFLDAGAPRGAYANVFLSNDQAARAIADPRIRGVALTGSERAGSAVGAEAGQALKKSTLELGGSDAFIVLDDADMDTAIARGLWGRMNNTGECCVAAKRFILDAKIADPFLQRFRDEFAKLVPGDPFDAKTTLGPLCTAAALERVLQQIKEAVDHGAKVVTGGKRLERPGYFLAPTILTGVEPGNPAYYQEFFAPVALVFRVGGEKEAVRLANDSPYGLGGTVITRDIERGKRVAREIDTGMVWINESTWTAPELPFGGVKNSGYGRELSQLGIGEFVNKKLIRVA
- a CDS encoding NADH-quinone oxidoreductase subunit A; translated protein: MNPYAALSINAALCALVATLLLFMSRILGRRRGSTVKYEIFETGNPPIGSLRGTRFPVKFYLTAILFIVFDIEVVFMYPWAVAYRQLGWFGLAEMAVFMGVLAGGLAYVWRVGALEWD
- a CDS encoding complex I subunit 1 family protein; translation: MDLIISFATALVALLICLQVTVLLLWIERKGSALIQDRVGADRANVFGGLLPFNLGIVNTMMADPLKLLTKEDIVPAAADHFLHWLAPWLAVFPLFLTFAVVPFGDVLVVGGRQINLQAVELSGGILFVLALVSLGVYGVIVGGWASNSRYAFLGAVRGSAQMISYEIAMGLALVSVALTYGTLDLQEIARAQGQLMWGVVPAWGIFYQPIAFVLLFIAGIAESKRAPFDLPEAESELVAGFQTEYSGSKMSMFMMSDFIEVAIVAALTTTLFFGGWQVPFLYRDGFHFPGGFAVAVPSLVVTLLQVVAFLVKVFVFCWIQILILWSVPRLRYDQLMMFGWKKLLPVGLANVAASAVLVLWLEGWTGA